From Zavarzinella sp., one genomic window encodes:
- a CDS encoding LOG family protein, with the protein MEAGHLGAGPEMSIGLNILLPFEQSANTVMTGNDKLMTMRYFFTRKLMFIKESHAIVLFPGGFGTHDEGFEALTLIQTGKSHLIPIVMVDQPGGTYWKDWEEFTVNELLGNQLISPADVHLYHITESVDHAVEVVTRFYQNYHSYRYVNHYLMIRLLKPLHPAAIEKLNLEFQDILVDGEIVPAEADPLEASDPELMHLPRLKLHFDRKQHGRLRMLFDEINNSPTL; encoded by the coding sequence ATGGAAGCTGGTCACCTCGGTGCGGGGCCAGAAATGAGCATCGGTTTGAACATTTTGCTCCCTTTTGAGCAATCTGCAAATACGGTCATGACGGGTAACGACAAATTAATGACCATGCGTTACTTTTTTACACGCAAGTTAATGTTTATCAAAGAAAGCCATGCGATTGTGCTTTTCCCAGGCGGCTTCGGCACCCACGATGAGGGATTTGAAGCGTTGACGTTGATCCAGACAGGCAAAAGTCACCTGATTCCAATTGTGATGGTAGATCAGCCTGGCGGCACGTACTGGAAGGATTGGGAAGAGTTTACCGTGAATGAACTGTTGGGAAATCAGTTGATTTCACCAGCAGATGTTCACTTGTACCACATTACGGAGTCCGTTGACCATGCTGTGGAAGTGGTAACGAGGTTCTATCAGAATTATCATTCTTATCGATACGTAAATCATTATTTAATGATTCGTTTGTTGAAACCATTGCACCCAGCCGCCATAGAAAAACTGAATCTGGAATTTCAGGATATTCTGGTTGATGGGGAAATTGTGCCCGCCGAGGCAGATCCGTTAGAAGCCAGCGATCCTGAATTGATGCACCTGCCAAGATTGAAGTTGCACTTCGACCGAAAACAGCATGGCCGTTTACGGATGTTGTTTGACGAAATCAACAATTCTCCAACACTGTAG
- a CDS encoding STAS domain-containing protein, which produces MSEQSSLEYFSVTRRGEIVVIVPNADVEQLPSNVIETAAQVVLAPLKEAPPSLVVIDLSQVSYFGSEFISFLLRCHLVVKKHSGELVIAGVSDRIKELLSQTNLDTIWAIYPTVDEAIQMLGGAY; this is translated from the coding sequence ATGAGCGAGCAGAGCAGTCTGGAATATTTTTCGGTAACCCGCAGGGGGGAAATCGTGGTGATTGTGCCCAACGCCGATGTTGAGCAATTACCATCGAATGTCATCGAAACCGCTGCCCAGGTGGTGCTGGCCCCACTGAAAGAAGCCCCACCAAGCCTGGTGGTGATCGATTTATCGCAGGTCAGCTATTTTGGGTCGGAATTTATTTCCTTCTTGCTGCGCTGCCACCTGGTGGTGAAAAAACACAGCGGTGAACTGGTAATTGCGGGAGTTTCTGACCGAATTAAAGAATTATTAAGCCAAACAAATCTGGATACAATCTGGGCAATTTACCCCACCGTAGATGAGGCGATTCAGATGCTCGGTGGGGCTTACTAA
- a CDS encoding DUF1501 domain-containing protein, translating into MHNWNQLLNRRVFLNNSGTQLGMMALASLLKPQSSQAAEKNSVPGVLQNLHHPAKAKRVIYLCMSGGPSHIDLFDYKPKLQENRGKDLPGSIRMGQRITGMTSGQKTLPVAPSIFQFKQHGKSGTWISELLPHIAKITDDIAVVRTLHTEAINHDPAITFLQTGSQQPGRPSLGAWLSYGLGTENQSLPAFVVLISQGSGNKNDQPIFSRLWGTGFLPSEHQGVRFNPGKDPVLYLSNPAGISNQSRRNVLDAVNQLNQMSAAQVADPEIQTRIEQYEMAFRMQTSVPELTDLKKEPKSVLDAYGIKDQETDGGFARNCLLARRMVERGVRFVQLMHRGWDQHSSLPAQIRGQCRDVDQPSAALISDLKRLGMLDDTLVIWGGEFGRTVYSQGALTNTNYGRDHHGRCYTMWFAGGGVKPGITYGETDDYAYNIVRDGVHIHDWNATIMHLLGIDHERLTFRFQGRDFRLTDVEGKVVKGLLA; encoded by the coding sequence ATGCATAACTGGAATCAATTGTTGAATCGACGGGTTTTCCTGAACAACAGCGGAACTCAACTGGGAATGATGGCACTGGCATCGCTCCTGAAGCCACAAAGCAGTCAGGCTGCTGAAAAAAATAGTGTCCCCGGTGTGCTGCAAAACCTACATCACCCTGCGAAGGCTAAGCGGGTAATTTACCTTTGCATGTCTGGAGGGCCATCCCACATTGATCTGTTTGATTACAAACCCAAGCTGCAGGAGAATCGTGGTAAAGATTTACCAGGCAGTATCCGCATGGGACAACGGATCACCGGGATGACTTCTGGTCAGAAAACCTTACCGGTTGCACCCTCAATCTTTCAATTCAAACAGCATGGCAAGTCAGGCACGTGGATAAGTGAACTTTTGCCCCACATTGCCAAAATTACGGATGATATTGCAGTCGTACGGACATTGCATACCGAAGCAATTAACCACGATCCGGCAATTACTTTCCTGCAAACTGGCAGTCAACAGCCTGGTCGCCCCAGCCTGGGTGCGTGGCTTTCATATGGCCTTGGCACCGAAAACCAGTCACTACCTGCTTTTGTCGTGCTGATTTCGCAAGGTAGTGGCAACAAGAACGATCAACCCATTTTTTCCCGCCTGTGGGGGACTGGCTTTTTACCTTCCGAGCATCAGGGCGTACGCTTTAATCCTGGCAAAGATCCTGTGTTATATTTGTCGAACCCGGCTGGGATCAGCAACCAATCACGTCGAAATGTCCTTGATGCGGTAAATCAGTTGAATCAGATGTCCGCAGCCCAGGTGGCCGATCCGGAAATACAGACCAGGATTGAACAATACGAAATGGCTTTTCGCATGCAAACCAGCGTGCCGGAATTAACTGACCTGAAAAAAGAACCGAAATCGGTGCTCGATGCTTATGGCATCAAAGATCAGGAAACTGACGGAGGATTTGCCCGCAACTGCCTGCTGGCACGTCGCATGGTAGAGCGTGGTGTGCGTTTTGTGCAATTGATGCACCGTGGCTGGGATCAGCACAGTTCCCTGCCGGCACAGATCCGTGGGCAATGTCGCGATGTCGATCAGCCATCGGCAGCATTGATTTCTGACTTAAAGCGGCTGGGAATGCTGGATGATACACTCGTGATCTGGGGTGGGGAATTTGGCCGAACGGTCTACAGCCAGGGTGCCTTGACAAACACTAACTATGGTCGTGACCACCACGGTCGGTGTTACACGATGTGGTTTGCAGGTGGTGGGGTGAAACCGGGCATTACTTACGGCGAAACAGACGATTACGCTTACAATATCGTTCGTGATGGTGTTCACATCCACGATTGGAATGCGACAATCATGCACCTGTTAGGTATCGACCATGAACGGTTGACCTTCCGTTTTCAGGGGCGAGATTTTCGTTTAACTGATGTAGAAGGGAAAGTGGTAAAAGGATTGTTGGCATAG
- a CDS encoding prenyltransferase/squalene oxidase repeat-containing protein, protein MMTKITRNILFPVHFQNMALLSVICFCLLCSTVAAQEASKAVTWIEQLEHAQGGYTDRPKGTVSVMSTTAGVRALGYFGSKPKKPADCEKFIISCFDPQTGGFAASPKGKPAVVPTAVALMGLKALNSKFDITKSRTYLVQNAHTFEERRLAIAGMEAFPPIPAEVSPWLTTVKASANRFGVFGPEMGTTWDTGSVAAMVLRTGSQFPKSQQDIIANFLITGQTDDGGYWNPTTKTTDLASTYRVVRAIHLLKAKPKDENKMKSWLAKCQNADGGFGNAPKQPSTISATYQAGIILHWLATKN, encoded by the coding sequence ATGATGACCAAAATCACTCGTAACATCCTTTTTCCTGTACATTTCCAGAACATGGCTTTGCTATCTGTTATTTGCTTTTGCCTGCTTTGTTCCACCGTTGCTGCCCAGGAAGCCTCCAAAGCAGTGACGTGGATTGAACAATTAGAGCATGCACAAGGTGGGTATACGGATCGACCAAAAGGCACGGTCAGTGTGATGTCAACCACTGCGGGCGTGCGAGCACTGGGCTATTTTGGCAGTAAACCCAAGAAACCGGCAGATTGTGAGAAGTTCATCATCTCCTGCTTCGATCCCCAGACAGGTGGATTTGCTGCATCACCGAAAGGGAAGCCTGCAGTCGTCCCCACTGCCGTGGCATTAATGGGTCTGAAAGCACTAAATTCTAAGTTTGATATTACCAAAAGCCGCACCTATTTAGTACAGAACGCTCATACTTTTGAGGAACGTCGGCTCGCGATTGCGGGTATGGAAGCATTCCCACCAATTCCTGCGGAGGTTTCACCTTGGTTGACCACTGTGAAAGCGAGTGCCAATCGATTTGGTGTTTTTGGTCCCGAAATGGGCACCACTTGGGATACCGGCAGTGTTGCAGCTATGGTTTTGCGAACGGGCAGCCAATTTCCCAAATCGCAGCAGGACATAATTGCAAACTTTCTGATAACTGGTCAGACAGATGATGGTGGGTACTGGAATCCCACCACCAAAACCACGGATCTAGCCAGCACTTATCGCGTGGTGCGGGCAATTCATTTGTTGAAAGCGAAACCAAAAGATGAGAATAAAATGAAATCTTGGTTGGCGAAGTGTCAGAATGCAGATGGTGGATTTGGAAACGCACCTAAGCAACCTTCAACGATCTCTGCAACATATCAGGCGGGTATTATTCTGCACTGGCTTGCAACAAAAAATTAA
- a CDS encoding DUF1553 domain-containing protein, protein MNKQRFVTTIVTTCLMLLPMMGLAQTPPPKLVQLSAKPFEINLDNPFRYSQLLITATFDNANVIDVTRAAKFAAPDFVSISKLGMVTSTKDGSGSIKVEYAGQQVEIPVKVTGFAGKSKISYVRDVTPVMSKLGCNQGTCHGSKDGKNGFKLSLRGYDPIYDHRALTDDLEGRRFNRADPARSLMLLKPAGAVPHAGGVLWQPGDRGYEIVREWVAQGVQLDLDTPRVKSIAVYPSNPTINKIGDQQQFSVYATYADGTVRDVSAEAFIDSSNTEVATIDKTGLVSTLRRGEATMLARYEGAYAASTIVVMGDKTGFSWNNPESFNYIDDLVYEKLQRVKILPSEVCTDAEFIRRVYLDLTGLPPTADVVRKFLADQRPMREKRTALVDELIGSPDYVEHWTNKWADLLQVNRKFLGDVGAVALRNYIRKSVEDNKPYDQFAREILTGSGSNVANPAAAYYKVLRNPEDTMENTTHLFLAIRFNCNKCHDHPFERWTQDQYYEMAAFFTQISRREDPAYKGKKIGGSAVEGAVPLVEVIADTNSGEIRHARTNEVSKPAFPYDHAGTIDPKVARRTQLADWMTAKENPYFAKSYVNRLWSYLTGVGIIEPVDDIRAGNPPTNPALLDKLAEEFINSGFDTRKIIRTICLSRTYQLSVKTNSWNANDNINYSHAVVRRLSAEALYDAMHRVTGSTTKLPGLPPGSRAAQLVDGSVNLPSGFLDLFGKPVRESACECERSSNLALGPILNLVNGPILANAINDPNNYIAKLALKFPDDRKYLEELYLSVLNRYPTPAEIEVGLKALAAGKADHQVLINAYQEKLTKFKKLEQEIDARQAAWEKSLGSAPLWQPAVVTRPSSTGKATLTVSPTDQTVTVSNRNPPVDTYNLTLRSNLKNLTALKLDVFPDSSLPAQGPGRADNGNFVLTSLNIIVPGGSKWGLPLVVKVVAPKASFSQANFDPGKIFDGNPKTGWAISPEFGKGHTALFPFAAPLGNEQPVTIQITMKFEYGMKHSIGKFRWSTTNDGKPNLQDGVDGRLRNLLAVPAEKRNEAQRAAIRDYHRKTVPAYQQEMANLGLAPSPDTRVTGAQDLVWALINSPAFLFNH, encoded by the coding sequence ATGAACAAACAACGATTTGTTACCACAATTGTCACAACATGCCTGATGTTGTTGCCGATGATGGGCTTGGCGCAAACTCCACCACCAAAACTGGTTCAATTGTCGGCAAAGCCATTTGAAATCAATCTCGATAATCCATTCAGATATTCGCAACTGCTGATTACCGCAACCTTTGATAATGCCAACGTGATCGACGTGACTCGGGCTGCAAAATTTGCAGCGCCCGATTTCGTGTCAATCAGCAAACTGGGTATGGTCACTTCGACCAAAGACGGCAGTGGATCAATCAAGGTGGAATATGCTGGTCAGCAAGTAGAAATACCCGTCAAAGTTACCGGTTTTGCTGGCAAAAGCAAAATCAGCTACGTGCGGGATGTGACACCGGTAATGTCCAAACTGGGTTGTAATCAGGGTACCTGTCATGGTTCGAAGGATGGTAAAAACGGCTTCAAACTGAGCTTGCGTGGGTACGATCCGATCTACGATCACCGTGCGTTAACAGACGATCTGGAAGGTCGACGGTTCAATCGGGCAGATCCCGCACGGAGCCTCATGTTGTTAAAACCTGCTGGTGCGGTTCCCCACGCAGGTGGGGTGCTTTGGCAGCCTGGCGACCGTGGATACGAAATTGTGCGAGAGTGGGTGGCTCAAGGAGTTCAGCTTGACCTGGATACCCCTCGTGTGAAATCGATTGCCGTTTATCCCAGCAATCCCACAATCAACAAAATAGGCGATCAGCAGCAATTCTCTGTTTATGCCACCTATGCAGATGGCACGGTAAGGGATGTTAGTGCAGAAGCGTTTATTGATAGCAGCAATACGGAAGTTGCTACGATTGATAAAACCGGGCTGGTCAGCACCCTACGACGCGGGGAAGCCACCATGCTGGCACGTTATGAAGGTGCTTATGCAGCCAGCACCATAGTGGTGATGGGTGATAAAACGGGCTTTTCCTGGAATAACCCGGAATCATTTAACTACATTGATGATCTGGTTTACGAAAAATTGCAGCGTGTGAAGATCCTTCCTAGTGAAGTGTGCACCGATGCCGAATTTATTCGTCGTGTCTATCTCGATTTAACTGGGCTTCCACCCACAGCGGATGTCGTGCGAAAATTCCTGGCTGATCAACGTCCTATGCGGGAGAAACGCACCGCACTGGTGGATGAGCTGATTGGTTCACCGGATTATGTGGAGCATTGGACGAACAAGTGGGCCGATCTTCTGCAGGTAAACCGCAAGTTTCTGGGCGATGTCGGTGCAGTAGCATTGCGAAATTACATTCGCAAATCGGTGGAAGATAACAAACCGTATGACCAGTTTGCCAGAGAAATTCTCACGGGTAGTGGTTCCAACGTCGCTAATCCTGCCGCAGCGTATTACAAAGTATTGCGAAATCCAGAAGATACGATGGAGAATACCACCCACCTGTTTCTGGCAATTCGCTTTAACTGCAATAAGTGCCACGACCATCCATTCGAACGATGGACTCAAGACCAATATTACGAAATGGCTGCTTTCTTCACCCAGATTTCCCGACGTGAAGATCCTGCGTACAAAGGTAAAAAGATTGGTGGGTCTGCTGTCGAAGGCGCTGTGCCACTCGTGGAAGTGATCGCCGATACCAATTCGGGCGAAATCCGCCATGCACGCACCAACGAAGTGTCGAAACCTGCCTTTCCATATGATCATGCGGGCACGATTGATCCCAAAGTGGCACGGAGAACTCAGTTAGCAGACTGGATGACCGCTAAGGAAAACCCTTATTTCGCAAAGAGTTACGTCAATCGACTCTGGAGCTACCTGACAGGGGTGGGGATCATTGAACCTGTCGATGATATCCGCGCTGGTAATCCCCCTACCAATCCAGCACTGCTGGATAAACTTGCGGAAGAATTTATCAATAGTGGTTTTGATACTCGCAAAATTATTAGAACAATATGCCTGTCACGCACCTACCAATTGTCTGTTAAAACGAACTCGTGGAATGCCAACGATAATATTAACTACTCCCACGCAGTTGTGCGGCGACTCTCGGCGGAAGCTCTCTACGATGCAATGCACCGTGTTACGGGCAGCACCACGAAATTGCCTGGATTACCACCGGGATCCCGTGCGGCACAATTAGTTGATGGATCAGTGAATTTGCCCAGTGGTTTCCTAGATTTGTTCGGCAAACCAGTACGTGAAAGTGCTTGTGAATGCGAGCGATCTTCCAACCTGGCACTGGGACCGATTCTGAATCTGGTCAATGGGCCAATTCTGGCAAACGCAATCAATGACCCCAATAACTATATTGCCAAACTGGCTTTGAAGTTCCCTGATGATCGTAAATACCTGGAAGAGCTGTACTTAAGTGTGTTAAATCGCTATCCCACCCCCGCGGAGATTGAAGTGGGACTGAAGGCATTAGCCGCTGGAAAAGCAGACCACCAGGTCCTGATCAATGCATATCAGGAAAAGTTAACTAAATTTAAGAAATTAGAGCAGGAGATCGATGCTCGTCAGGCTGCGTGGGAAAAATCACTGGGCTCTGCGCCACTTTGGCAGCCCGCAGTTGTCACTCGACCAAGTTCGACTGGCAAAGCAACCCTGACCGTAAGCCCCACCGATCAGACGGTGACAGTCAGCAATCGTAACCCACCAGTAGATACTTATAATCTGACTTTGAGGTCAAATCTGAAAAATTTGACTGCATTGAAATTGGACGTTTTTCCAGATTCGAGTTTGCCAGCACAAGGACCTGGACGTGCGGATAATGGTAACTTTGTGCTGACATCATTAAACATTATTGTCCCAGGTGGCAGTAAGTGGGGCTTGCCGCTCGTAGTGAAAGTGGTCGCACCAAAAGCCAGTTTTTCACAAGCAAACTTTGATCCAGGGAAAATTTTTGATGGTAATCCCAAAACTGGCTGGGCAATCAGCCCTGAATTTGGCAAAGGCCACACGGCATTGTTCCCGTTTGCCGCACCACTGGGGAATGAACAGCCAGTAACCATTCAAATTACGATGAAGTTTGAATATGGGATGAAGCATTCGATTGGTAAGTTCCGTTGGAGCACCACCAATGATGGCAAGCCGAATCTGCAGGACGGGGTCGATGGGCGATTGCGGAATCTACTTGCGGTTCCTGCAGAGAAGCGAAATGAAGCTCAACGTGCGGCAATTCGCGATTACCATCGCAAAACTGTGCCAGCTTACCAGCAGGAAATGGCTAATTTAGGTCTGGCACCATCACCTGATACCCGCGTCACTGGTGCTCAGGACCTGGTGTGGGCACTGATTAACAGTCCGGCATTCTTGTTCAATCACTAA
- a CDS encoding NAD(+) synthase: protein MVENDRFGMVRVAAAVPQLALANPGKNAVIAKNLMVRAQSLDVDVLVFPELSLTGYTCNELFFQKELQDAARNALQQLIHDSEKHFAGILIVGLPLSINQVLYNCAAIISQGQLLGLQPKTYLPTYKEFYDRRFFAPAFAALVDFVEFDGDPIPFGTDLLFTAANVPDCTLGIEICEDLWTPIPISSQMCLAGATIIANLSASNETIGKVTYRRDLVVQQSARCMSGYIYAGAGVGESSTDLVFGGHALIAENGTLLAESERFSRTDQLLVQDIDLDRLRVNRQTTSTFVDGGMVNDLPNYRTIGFELPEKKTSTRTLRSIDPHPFIPKASIELNQRCEEIFHIQVAGLGRRLHAAKPEKITIGVSGGLDSTLALLVLWKTLKDCEIPAERVRAYTMPGFGTTPRTLQNARQLGQHLQISMDEVDIRQLCFDEWVLLKHAPFGINLDNFTLDQLSDQLLHLPPEKKADLVFENVQARARTSILMNSGFVIGTGDLSELALGWCTYNADHMSMYNPNVSIPKTLVKFLVRWIADHEFSGPTRETLLDIVATEISPELLPISADGKVQSTEATIGKYELHDFFLYFFLRFGMHPRKIVWLAEQARFDHPYTGSQIREQLQLFLRRFFQNQYKRSCIPDGPKVGSVSLSPRGDWRMPSDAQVNAWIESLNH, encoded by the coding sequence ATGGTTGAAAACGATCGCTTCGGGATGGTTCGGGTGGCTGCTGCAGTCCCACAATTGGCCTTGGCAAACCCAGGAAAAAACGCTGTCATTGCCAAAAACCTGATGGTGCGAGCCCAGTCGCTGGATGTGGACGTGCTGGTTTTCCCTGAGCTCAGTCTCACTGGATATACCTGTAACGAACTTTTTTTTCAGAAGGAACTGCAGGATGCAGCCAGGAATGCCCTACAACAGCTGATCCATGATTCGGAGAAACATTTTGCCGGTATCCTCATTGTGGGCCTGCCACTGTCCATCAATCAGGTCTTATATAACTGTGCAGCTATAATAAGTCAGGGACAATTGCTGGGCTTGCAACCAAAAACGTATCTCCCCACCTACAAAGAGTTTTACGATCGCCGTTTTTTTGCACCTGCTTTTGCCGCACTGGTAGATTTTGTTGAATTCGATGGCGATCCGATTCCATTTGGAACAGACCTGCTCTTCACAGCTGCAAACGTGCCCGATTGTACATTGGGAATTGAAATCTGCGAAGATTTGTGGACACCCATTCCGATCAGCTCGCAGATGTGCCTCGCCGGTGCGACTATTATTGCCAATTTATCGGCCAGTAATGAAACCATCGGCAAAGTGACCTATCGCAGAGACCTGGTGGTGCAGCAATCTGCGCGCTGCATGAGCGGGTATATTTACGCTGGTGCCGGCGTGGGAGAATCCTCCACAGACCTGGTATTTGGCGGTCATGCATTAATCGCAGAAAATGGGACACTGCTGGCTGAAAGTGAGCGATTTTCACGCACTGATCAATTGTTGGTCCAGGATATCGACCTGGACCGTCTGCGAGTCAACCGCCAGACAACAAGCACATTTGTTGATGGTGGTATGGTGAACGACCTGCCAAACTACCGCACCATTGGCTTTGAACTGCCAGAAAAGAAAACCAGTACCCGCACACTACGTTCCATCGACCCCCACCCGTTTATTCCCAAAGCAAGCATTGAATTGAACCAACGGTGCGAAGAAATTTTTCACATACAGGTCGCTGGACTGGGACGACGATTACACGCTGCCAAACCGGAAAAGATTACCATTGGCGTTTCCGGTGGTCTGGATTCGACCCTTGCACTATTGGTGCTCTGGAAAACATTAAAGGATTGTGAGATTCCTGCTGAACGAGTGCGTGCCTATACTATGCCCGGCTTTGGTACGACCCCACGCACCTTGCAAAATGCACGTCAGTTAGGCCAACACCTGCAAATCAGCATGGATGAGGTGGATATTCGCCAACTTTGTTTTGACGAGTGGGTGCTGTTGAAACACGCACCATTTGGCATAAATCTTGACAATTTTACACTCGATCAATTGTCAGACCAATTATTGCACCTCCCACCTGAAAAAAAGGCTGATCTCGTATTCGAAAATGTGCAGGCACGTGCCAGAACGTCAATTTTAATGAATTCTGGATTTGTGATTGGTACTGGGGATCTGTCGGAACTGGCCCTGGGATGGTGCACATACAACGCTGACCACATGAGCATGTACAATCCCAACGTCAGCATTCCGAAAACGCTGGTGAAGTTTCTGGTGCGGTGGATCGCAGATCACGAATTCAGTGGCCCGACGCGGGAAACCCTGTTGGACATCGTAGCCACCGAAATTTCGCCAGAACTCTTACCAATCAGTGCCGATGGTAAAGTGCAATCGACGGAAGCCACTATTGGTAAGTACGAACTGCACGATTTCTTTCTGTACTTCTTTCTTCGGTTTGGAATGCACCCACGGAAAATTGTCTGGTTGGCAGAACAGGCCCGCTTCGATCACCCGTATACCGGTTCTCAGATTCGGGAACAGTTGCAATTGTTTTTACGGCGATTTTTCCAGAACCAATATAAGCGGTCGTGTATTCCAGATGGGCCCAAGGTGGGTTCCGTTTCTCTTTCCCCACGTGGGGACTGGCGGATGCCCAGCGATGCTCAGGTGAATGCGTGGATCGAGAGTCTGAATCATTAA
- a CDS encoding DUF1501 domain-containing protein: MFRPVSSTQSQSRRSFLKFGTFGAAGLTLPNLLRAESEAGIRSSNKSVIFIYLVGGAPHQDMFDLKPDAPKEIAGPWKPRATNVNGIQICEAFPKLAGMMDQLAIIRSLVGNQAGHDAIQVFNGHNPKDKAPAGGWPQFGSTVAKIQGPTNPATPPFISLCYTCTHGPYNEPGPGFLGASHSPFRPMGPSRDNMTLRGVSVDQFGDRKQLLKQFDTIRRDFDAKGMIQGMDTFHQQAFGLLTSSRMADALDLSKEDPRVVNRYGTGDPTKMIDGNGAPRVPQSMLAARRLIEAGARVVTLNYSKWDWHGGRNTEGRANNSIFVREQEDFPIFDQCVSALIEDLKHRGLDKDCTVVITGEFGRTPKISNQVGRDHWPQVNSALLAGGGMKTGQVIGATDRLGGEATQRPVTFGEIYATLYHNLGIDVNQATITDLNGRPQYLVEENAQPLPELV; the protein is encoded by the coding sequence GTGTTCCGACCAGTATCTTCAACTCAATCACAGTCGCGACGTAGTTTCCTGAAATTTGGCACTTTTGGTGCTGCAGGACTGACATTGCCAAACTTGTTGCGGGCCGAATCAGAAGCGGGAATCCGCTCTTCCAACAAATCAGTGATCTTCATCTATCTGGTGGGTGGGGCACCACACCAGGATATGTTTGACCTGAAACCAGATGCACCGAAGGAAATTGCAGGTCCCTGGAAGCCACGTGCGACAAACGTCAATGGCATCCAGATCTGTGAAGCATTTCCGAAGCTGGCTGGGATGATGGATCAACTGGCAATCATTCGGTCTTTGGTGGGCAATCAGGCTGGGCACGATGCTATTCAGGTATTTAATGGCCACAATCCCAAAGATAAAGCACCCGCAGGTGGGTGGCCACAGTTCGGTTCAACTGTTGCAAAAATACAGGGGCCAACCAATCCTGCAACACCACCGTTCATCAGCCTGTGTTATACCTGCACGCACGGTCCGTACAACGAACCTGGCCCTGGGTTTCTGGGGGCATCCCACTCGCCCTTTCGACCAATGGGTCCATCACGGGATAACATGACTTTGCGTGGGGTTTCTGTGGACCAATTTGGGGATCGCAAGCAGTTATTGAAGCAATTCGATACGATTCGACGCGATTTTGACGCAAAAGGGATGATTCAGGGAATGGACACGTTCCATCAACAGGCGTTTGGCTTACTGACCTCTTCACGGATGGCAGATGCCCTGGATCTTTCCAAAGAAGATCCCCGCGTGGTGAATCGGTATGGAACCGGCGATCCGACGAAAATGATTGATGGCAACGGTGCACCACGTGTTCCGCAAAGTATGCTGGCCGCACGTCGCTTGATTGAAGCCGGTGCCCGTGTGGTTACCCTGAACTACAGCAAGTGGGACTGGCACGGCGGCAGGAATACGGAAGGCCGGGCGAACAACTCCATTTTCGTGCGAGAACAGGAAGACTTCCCGATTTTTGATCAGTGCGTCAGTGCTCTGATCGAAGATCTGAAACATCGTGGATTGGACAAGGATTGCACGGTGGTTATCACTGGTGAGTTTGGCCGCACCCCGAAAATCAGTAATCAGGTGGGTCGGGACCACTGGCCACAGGTCAATAGTGCCCTGCTCGCAGGTGGTGGGATGAAAACCGGGCAGGTAATTGGAGCCACCGACAGGTTGGGTGGGGAGGCAACACAGCGACCGGTAACATTTGGTGAAATTTACGCTACCCTTTACCACAATCTTGGCATCGATGTCAATCAGGCCACCATTACTGATTTGAACGGTCGGCCTCAATATCTGGTGGAAGAAAACGCCCAGCCACTCCCAGAACTGGTCTGA